One stretch of Periplaneta americana isolate PAMFEO1 chromosome 1, P.americana_PAMFEO1_priV1, whole genome shotgun sequence DNA includes these proteins:
- the LOC138701608 gene encoding uncharacterized protein isoform X4 yields the protein MTTAYLIVVEDVRSLHTAILYSTLHSVLCVLYVEVRKSLSSVVHFHLSTLYRAVMDMIKKEPEVDPLAIWSSDNIDTDEKKPLLQEGNFLDRNMIMLKEDCVDCNYDLKSEFVFKETAVPIDFSTVKNEAKMVSKYRHKTNRGSWTAEDLQRAIRAIQDGKSIRSVSKSTGISFSTLQERISKQNYNDPKLGKRSIFTPDQEVEMCNQLKVLANLFYGLTPNNVKHAAFQFAEGNKIEHPFSKETKMAGRYWLEGFLKRNPSLFLRKPEAVSINRIKGFNKEEVSKFYTNLEDVFLKYGFSASHVYNVDETGIGTVQEPETILAPKGQKRVGAATSAERGTHATVICAMSAAGNYIPPMFIYARKRMSPTLEKGGPPVALYSCSKNGWSNEELFLKWLKHFAHHARPTPENLSF from the exons ATGACCACGGCTTACTTGATCGTAGTAGAAGATGTTCGTTCACTGCATACTGCAATCTTATATTCCACTTTACATTCTGTACTCTGCGTGCTTTACGTGGAAGTGAGGAAATCGCTATCAAGTGTGGTTCATTTTCATTTAAGTACACTTTATAGAG CTGTGATGGATATGATCAAGAAGGAACCCGAGGTTGACCCGTTGGCTATATGGTCGAGTGATAATATTGATACAGATGAGAAGAAGCCTTTATTACAG GAAGGGAATTTTTTAGATCGCAACATGATTATGCTAAAGGAGGACTGCGTAGACTGCAACTATGATCTCAAGTCAGAGTTCGTATTTAAGGAAACTGCAGTGCCAATTGATTTTTCGACAGTGAAAAATGAAGCTAAG ATGGTTAGCAAATACAGGCATAAGACAAACAGAGGCAGTTGGACAGCAGAAGATCTTCAGAGAGCCATAAGAGCTATCCAGGATGGAAAGTCCATCAGGTCAGTGTCGAAGTCTACTGGAATCTCCTTCAGCACACTTCAGGAGAGGATAAGTAAGCAGAACTATAATGATCCTAAATTAGGAAAGAGGTCAATTTTTACTCCTGACCAAGAAGTAGAGATGTGCAACCAGTTAAAAGTTTTGGCAAATCTCTTCTATGGTCTAACACCAAACAATGTAAAGCATGCAGCCTTTCAGTTCGCTGAAGGAAATAAAATAGAACATCCATTctccaaagaaacaaaaatggcaGGACGTTATTGGCTTGAAGGTTTTCTGAAGCGAAACCCTTCTTTGTTTTTGAGAAAACCAGAAGCGGTAAGTATTAACCGCATTAAAGGTTTCAATAAGGAAGAAGTCTCGAAATTTTACACTAATCTTGAGGATGTTTTCCTAAAGTATGGATTCTCGGCATCACATGTCTACAATGTAGACGAAACAGGGATTGGAACAGTCCAAGAACCTGAAACTATTTTGGCACCCAAAGGCCAAAAACGAGTAGGAGCAGCTACAAGTGCAGAGCGTGGCACACACGCCACTGTGATATGTGCAATGAGTGCTGCTGGGAACTATATTCCCCCGATGTTTATATATGCTCGGAAACGAATGAGTCCGACTCTTGAAAAAGGCGGACCTCCTGTTGCACTGTACAGCTGTTCCAAAAATGGGTGGTCCAATGAAGAACTTTTCTTGAAGTGGTTGAAACATTTTGCCCATCACGCCCGTCCTACTCCAGAAAACCTATCGTTCTGA